The nucleotide sequence CAACTGTAATGGGTTTAAGGGACCCTGATAAAACTTGGCAGTTCTCAGTGTTTGCTTCAACTGAAACATCAATAAGGCCAGGTGAAGGCTCTTGAGGTTCCAGTTCTATCATCACTGAAGCACAGTAACTGGATTCTTCCCTGTTCTGATTATCAATGGGGACGATGTCCATACCAGAACCTGGAGGTTCCCCTAGAATGAAAGGAATATGGCATGATGGAATTTTCCCAAAATGTGCACTTGATGAAAATGTAATCATCACTGCATAAAGGGCAGGCAGCTCATCAGCCCCATCAGAACCTGAAACTGGCAAATCTAACCCCCATGCATCATTAAATGGCCCTGAGTCAAATCTAAAAGTGCACTGTATTCGTATCTTGAAACCAGATGAGTGTAGGTAGTCTGGAATGCACGTGAAATACCTTCTGAGAATCTGCAATGTTGCAGTGCCTTTAGAGTCCATCACACGTAAGGTTTCTTGTCTATAGCCAATTCTCTCAATTGTAGGTCCTGTTGGATTTTCTTGCTCTGAGGGAGCAGAGCTGACGTCCTGTATACTTAGAATGGAACCAGATGGTCTGTTCTGGACACTGAAATTAGGCAATGTGAGGGCCCACGATTGCTTCACAATTAGAGGCACAACCCTTTCAAGATGAATGTAAGACGCCAGATCAGGCATGCTCTTAAGATCTTGAGCAGCACGCGGTGATGGGATGTCATACAAGGAACCAGGATGAGAAGGTGTGACACCTGAAGGTTGTTCTCCAACTCCCATGATATGCCTCAGTTTCTTCCCAGGAACACAAGATAACATCCGCAAGCAAATCCTGGATGGATCATTTAAAGTGATGAGAAGACAATCCAATAACAGATAACACAAATCAGGTGATAACTTAAACTCTACCTGGCATGGTCCCGGACCTCCAGATCTGGGAAGGACTCGATAGTAAGCACAAGAAGGTGCGAAAGGGGGAGGAAAATATGAGAGCTGTGATGGTGCTTCAACATGACACGACAAATGCCCACAACTTTGCTTCCCTGAGACCATGACTTCAGCTCTGTGTCTGGTCCAGGCTTCTTGGTGAGAGAAACCATCTGCTTGGTGAGCAATTCTATTAGGCGGTGCTGAGGCACCGTCTCATTCTGTGCAATCTTCTCAAAAATAGGGTAGTATGACGCAAGCTGGTAGCCTGGCTCAAGCCTTGGAAGCAGACGCTCGTCAAATGTCCGGAGCAATCGCTCCCCAGCCCACCGATGTGAGTTGCATGCTAGCAGACGGTTGGTGAAATCAGCAATCACTGGGACTAAACCCTGATGCTCTGATGCCATATCAACCAAGATAGCCTGCATACATAGTGACAACAGAAAGACTTGCTAAATTGGTTTGAACCATAATTGAACTTGTTGTCTTGCATGTCTGATGGACGTGCCTATTGTTATCTATCTCAACAAATTTCTACCTGTAAATGGTGGAAGAAAGTAGAATTCAGGAGCTCACCAGCCCCGGAGCAGCGTGTGTCGTCAATGCTGTGAGGAGCAGCACCAACCAAGACACTGTGCAGCGCTCGGAATGCCACACCCGTTTCAGTACTCCATGCTAGGAGCCACCTGAAGGCGGAGACACAAACCAAGCCATCGTCAAGTAGCCCAGTTGCTTggtcactcgctctgtctgctgCTGCAACCTTCTCCCCATCAACCCCAGCAGCAAAATAAGCTAGACAATCCAGTTTCTTGGCCTTGAGTGCGAGGGGATCGAACACGGCAGGGTAAAACCATCGGGCGAGACCAGGCGCCAGATTTCTGAACCTGCCAGAGCCGAGTAGCCAATGCAAAGCCAGCAATCGCACTGCAAGTGGACGGTGCACCTCACGGGCAGCCAAAGCCAGGCGGTGCGCCATTGTGCACTCATCCTCAGCCCCAAAGGCATCTGGGAACTGGACGAAGAGCGTGAGCAGCGAGTGTAGCAGCATGGGGCTGGACGAATGCACCATCCCCCCGAACTGCACCTTGATGTGCGCTGCAATCGCTGGCGCCCACTGGAGCACAGCCGACGCGACCTCGGCGAGGATGGCCATCATCTCCATGGCCGCTGCGGGCGTGAGCACCTGCGGCCGGTCCATGAGCAGAGCGAGCACCTTCCGTATGTCCCTGACGTTCACCTCCGAGGGCGGCGCCACGGACGCGCCAGGGGCGGCGAGAGGCGAGAGCAGGTGAGCGGGCACGGCGAAGGGGGTGGGCGGGCCGGCTACCGCCAGGATGGAGGCGCCGGAGGCGAGCCTCCCGAGGCGCACGGCGTGGCGCGCGGCGGAGGCGAGCAGGAGGAGGTAGGACTGCGCGGCAGGGGAGCGTTCCGCGGCGGCGAGCGCGTAGAGGTGCCCGAGGGCCTCGGCGAGGAGACCCGGTAGCGCGGCGTCGAGGGCTCGCAGAGCG is from Miscanthus floridulus cultivar M001 chromosome 7, ASM1932011v1, whole genome shotgun sequence and encodes:
- the LOC136464914 gene encoding uncharacterized protein gives rise to the protein MDRQPPTALLSPLEWEQLFDDFASSSNPSRRDRWLHLPLLDLAVSSLLRRDLPSHLKPLLLSLVDDHLLPPSPSSLPALLASLLSFPPDHPLRDHLLVTVVSAFASALSAPVSRDHEAPHLAALVDALLAAANRPNHAPDRAARALACDALRALDAALPGLLAEALGHLYALAAAERSPAAQSYLLLLASAARHAVRLGRLASGASILAVAGPPTPFAVPAHLLSPLAAPGASVAPPSEVNVRDIRKVLALLMDRPQVLTPAAAMEMMAILAEVASAVLQWAPAIAAHIKVQFGGMVHSSSPMLLHSLLTLFVQFPDAFGAEDECTMAHRLALAAREVHRPLAVRLLALHWLLGSGRFRNLAPGLARWFYPAVFDPLALKAKKLDCLAYFAAGVDGEKVAAADRASDQATGLLDDGLVCVSAFRWLLAWSTETGVAFRALHSVLVGAAPHSIDDTRCSGAGELLNSTFFHHLQAILVDMASEHQGLVPVIADFTNRLLACNSHRWAGERLLRTFDERLLPRLEPGYQLASYYPIFEKIAQNETVPQHRLIELLTKQMVSLTKKPGPDTELKSWSQGSKVVGICRVMLKHHHSSHIFLPLSHLLVLTIESFPDLEVRDHARICLRMLSCVPGKKLRHIMGVGEQPSGVTPSHPGSLYDIPSPRAAQDLKSMPDLASYIHLERVVPLIVKQSWALTLPNFSVQNRPSGSILSIQDVSSAPSEQENPTGPTIERIGYRQETLRVMDSKGTATLQILRRYFTCIPDYLHSSGFKIRIQCTFRFDSGPFNDAWGLDLPVSGSDGADELPALYAVMITFSSSAHFGKIPSCHIPFILGEPPGSGMDIVPIDNQNREESSYCASVMIELEPQEPSPGLIDVSVEANTENCQVLSGSLKPITVGIEDMFLKASVPPDTPREGVAMYYQDLFHALWEACDSSTNTGRETFPLSGGKGSAAINGTRSVKLLEVTPKVLIGAVERYLASFVVSVSGGSLVTILRGNGVIKNVMWEENVPDASVGADALVPYSPDNNLQLQLIDDDEIGVGAERYGHESKRDMGIMRVMIFLPPRYHLLFLMEVGRASTLVRIRTDHWPCLAYVDEYLEALIS